In bacterium, the genomic window TGGCCAAGGCGCTGCACGAGGAGGCTCCCGGCCGTGCCGACCGCCCCCTGACCATTGTCAACTGCGCCGCCATTCCTGAGTCCATCATCGAGAGCCACCTCTTCGGGCATCGCAAAGGGGCCTTCACCGGCGCCATCCACGACCACCCCGGCATCATCCAGCAGGCCGAAGGCAGCACCCTCTTCCTGGACGAGGTGGGCGAACTCAGCCACGACGCGCAGAAGCGCCTGCTCCGCTTCCTGGAATCCGGGGAGGTCCAGGCCGTGGGTCAAACAGACTACACCCATGTCCGGGCCCGGGTGGTGACGGCGAGCCATCAGAACCTGTCCCAACGGGCGCTGGAGGGGCGTTTCCGCCCCGACCTGAGATTCCGGCTGGACGTGCTGAAGCTGAACCTGCCTTCCCTCAGGGAGCGGCGGGAGGACGTGGAGGAACTGGCCCACGTCTTCCTGGATGCGGTCGCCCGGCGCAACAACCTGCCCACCAGGAGCTTGAGCCGGGCAGCCCTGGGTCTGCTGCAGGACCATGACTGGCCGGGCAACGTGCGGGAGTTGCGCAATCTGATGGATGGCCTGCTGGCGGGTTCGCGCCACCCGGTGGTGGATGTGGACGAGATCCGTCCCCTCCTGTCCACCATCCACGACCATGGCCACGCCGGACCATGGGACGGAGCCTGGCCGGGCGGAGCATCCACGGACTCTGTTGGATTCCTCCCACAGAGCGTCGAGGAAATCCAACCCTTGCGCCAATGGCGGCAGGACATCCAGCGGGAGTACATCCAGCAAGTGCTGCGCCTCTGCCAGGGCAATGTTACACGATGTGCTGAATTGCTAGCGGTGGATCGCACAACTATATACGCATTAATCGGACAGAACCGTGATTCATGAAAGTAAGTCGGGTCAGAACAGGCTCGCAAGCTGCACAATCCACGTCTTGGCACATGTTTTGCCAATAACAGCCCGTGGTCGGTTCCACCACGTCACCGCCCTGGCGCGGGCGGCAGGAAATGGCGTCGTCGCACTCGTCAGGTTGTGGGACTTGAACCGGGGGGCTGCAGCTCACACACTGCACGCAGTGGATGCGGCGACGCAGGTGGGGCGGACTTCTTGTCCGCCCCTTTTTGTGCCCTGGCCACATGATGTATGTGCATCCAGCCGCATTGCAGCAGCTGGGGGCAGGACCGAAGATCATGCACAGGCAGGGAGGGGAGGAGAGAAGCGACACCAGGTGGATGCGCCACAACGAAGGGTGGGCGCCCGGCTTCACTCTCGCCGGCGGTTGGCTCCCAGCCAACGCTCAACCAGGTCCTCCTGCTCCGCCGTCTCCACGCTGCCTGGACGCAGGCGGCGGATGCGGGCCAGGGCGGTCGCGCCGTCCAGTCCCAGCTCACGACCCAGCAGGCAGGCGAGCAGGGTGCCCGTGCGGCCAACACCGGCGGCGCAGTGCAGGGCCAGGACCTGCCCTGGCGGCAGGGTGGAGAAGAGGCGCCCCAGCTCGTCGGCTTGTTCCAGGGACGGAGCCGTGTAGTCATCGACCGGCAGGTCGATCAGGTGCAGCCCGTCCAAGGTGGCGCGGGCGGCGGCGGGATAGGCTTCGCCGGTCAGGTTGACCAGTGCGGCGACGCCAGCCTCCCGCAGGAGGGCGGCGACGGCCTCAGGCCCTGCCTCGCGGCGGAAGGGCCAGCCCAGACCGGCCAGGCGGCCGGGCAGGACGATGGAGAAGTTGAGGCGGCGGGCCAGCGCAGCAGCATCCGGGCGCGCGGTGTCGTCGGTCATGACGTGTCAATTCCCTTTCTGCAGAGGCGATGTGCCCAGCAGGCGCAGGGCGTCCCGGAAGGCCGGACCCTCCACGTCCACCAGCTCCATGTCTCCCACGAAGTCAGGCAGGATGCGGCGGGCCAGGGCCTGGAAGGCCTCGGTGCGATCGCTGAAGACAAAGCGCCGGTGGCCCGGCTCCAGGTTGGGGGTGGCCAGGTCGCGTTCCGCCAGGATGGCCGCCAGCTCCCGCGCCGTGCCCTCCGCCGCGTCGACGATGCGCAGGCCCTCCCCCAGGACGCGGGCCATCGCGGGTTGAAGGAGCGGGTAGTGGGTGCAGCCCAGCACCAGGGTGTCGATGCGCGAGGGGCGGATGTCCCCCAGATAGTGGCGGATGACCGCCTCGGCCACCGGCCCGTCCACGATGCCGTCCTCCACCATGGGCACGAAGAGCGGACAGGCCCGGCTCAAGGTGCGCACCGAGGCGTCCAGCCGCGCCACGGCATCGGGATAAGCGCGGCTGGCCACGGTGGAGGCCGTGCCCACCACCGCCACTTCGCCATTGCGCGTGGCCTCCACCGCCTGGCGGGCGCCCGCCTCGACCACGCCGATGACGGGGACGGGAAGCGCGTTGCGCAGGTCGGGCAGGGCCACGGCGCTCACCGTGTTGCAGGCGACGACAATGGCCTTTACCCGGTTGGCCAGCAGCCAGGCGGCGATCTCGCGGCTGAACTCGCGGATCACCCGCGGGCTGCGGATGCCGTAGGGGACGCGGGCGGTGTCGCCGAAGTAGATGAGATCCTCGCGGGGCAGCTGCGCCAGCACCTGGGCGACGACGGTGAGGCCGCCCACGCCGGAGTCGAACACGCCGATGGGCTGGGGGGAGGGCATGGCGGCTACTCCTTCGGCTCGGGCAGCGCACAGACCAGGTCCCGGAAGCGCCGCCCCCGCTCCTCGAAGTTGACGAACTGGTCGAAGGAGGCGCACATGGGGCTTAGCAGGACGACGTCGCCCGGGCGGGACAAGGCCGCGGCCCGGGCCACGGCGCCGGCCAGGTTGTCCTCACGGTGCACGGCCAGCTTGTCCGCGAACCAGTCTCCGATGATGCCGCCGTCGCGGCCGAAGACGACCAGCTCGCGCACCCGCTCCCTCACCAGCCCCTCCACCGTGCTGTAGTCGTCCGTTTTGGCCTCGCCGCCCGCCAGCAGGATGACGGAGCCGGGCGCGAAACCGACCAGGGCCTTGGCCGTGCTGTCCACGTTGGTGGCCTTGCTGTCGTTGATCCAGCGGACGCCCCGGCGCGTCCGCACGATCTCGATGCGGTGCTCGACGGGCGAGAAGTCCAGCATCGCCTGCCGCACAGTGGCCAGGTCGAGGCCGAGGTCGCGGGCGGCCAGCAGCACGGCGGCCATGTTCTCCAGGTTGTGGGCGCCGATGAGGCGCGGCGCGCCCGCCTCGATGAAGAGGCCGCCCGGCCACTCCTCCAGCCAGAGGCCGCGCTCGTCCACGCGCGCGGCGGCGGTCCGGCCGCCGGCGGAGAAGCGGTGGACGCGGCAGGAGAGGGAGTCGGCCCGAGGGGCCAGCAGCGGATCGTCGGCGTTGACCACCACGCAGCCGTCCTCCGCCACCTGCTCGGCCAAGCGCCACTTGGCCGCCAGGTAGCCTTCCATGCTGCCGTGGCGGGCAAGGTGGTCCTCGCTCAGGTTGAGCAGCAGGGCGGCGCGCACCCGCAGGTCGCGGCTCAACTCAAGCTGGTAGCTGCTCGCCTCCAGCACGGCCCAGTCCGGCGGCGGCTCCTCCAGCGCGACCAGGCTGAGCGGGTGGCCCACGTTGCCGCAGGCCTCGGCCCGGCAGCCGCAGGCCTGGAGCACGGCCGCCGCCAGCAGAGTCGTCGTCGTCTTGCCGTTGGATCCGGTGACGGCCAGCACCTCGCCGGCGAACCAGGTCCGTGCGAAATCCGGCTCGCTCTGCACGGGCAGGCCGCGCCGCAGAGCCTCCGCCACCAACGGATGGGACGGGGGGATCACCGGGCTGGGCACAACCAGCGTCAGGTCGGAGGGCAGATCATTCCCCAGATGGACGGCCACCGGCAGGCCGGCCAGCTTCCCGCCCATCTGCTCCAGACTCAGCAGGTCGTCGTGGAGCAGGACCTCATGGCCGCGGGCCAGACCCAGCCGGGCCGCCGCCAGACCGCTGCGCGCCACGCCGATGATCAGCAGGCGGCCTGTCATGCCGGGCGCTCCCAGCATTGCCGCAGCACCTCGCGCTCGTCGAAGGGCCGCTTCTCGGTCCCGATCAGTTGATAGCGCTCGTGCCCCTTGCCCAGCAGCAGAAGCAGATCCTCCGGCCCCGCCTCCGCCAGCATGGCGGCGATGGCGGCGGCGCGATCGTCCAGGCGCGTGATGCGGGCGTCCCCGCCCTGCTCCGCCAGGAT contains:
- a CDS encoding sigma-54 dependent transcriptional regulator, which produces MGAPHILILEDNRNVAESLRESLCSEGYVVGLAQDAAQARRQTQDRVPDLLLLDIGLSGAHQGGLDFLRELRPRAPRLPVVVVSGKDTTENLLEAGRLGVVQFLSKSDLNETMLLDTVRKALDAARPDPADERRGVGRLLGSSLPMRRLREQILNYAPLDMPVMISGETGSGKELVAKALHEEAPGRADRPLTIVNCAAIPESIIESHLFGHRKGAFTGAIHDHPGIIQQAEGSTLFLDEVGELSHDAQKRLLRFLESGEVQAVGQTDYTHVRARVVTASHQNLSQRALEGRFRPDLRFRLDVLKLNLPSLRERREDVEELAHVFLDAVARRNNLPTRSLSRAALGLLQDHDWPGNVRELRNLMDGLLAGSRHPVVDVDEIRPLLSTIHDHGHAGPWDGAWPGGASTDSVGFLPQSVEEIQPLRQWRQDIQREYIQQVLRLCQGNVTRCAELLAVDRTTIYALIGQNRDS
- the murI gene encoding glutamate racemase, which codes for MPSPQPIGVFDSGVGGLTVVAQVLAQLPREDLIYFGDTARVPYGIRSPRVIREFSREIAAWLLANRVKAIVVACNTVSAVALPDLRNALPVPVIGVVEAGARQAVEATRNGEVAVVGTASTVASRAYPDAVARLDASVRTLSRACPLFVPMVEDGIVDGPVAEAVIRHYLGDIRPSRIDTLVLGCTHYPLLQPAMARVLGEGLRIVDAAEGTARELAAILAERDLATPNLEPGHRRFVFSDRTEAFQALARRILPDFVGDMELVDVEGPAFRDALRLLGTSPLQKGN
- the murD gene encoding UDP-N-acetylmuramoyl-L-alanine--D-glutamate ligase, with the translated sequence MTGRLLIIGVARSGLAAARLGLARGHEVLLHDDLLSLEQMGGKLAGLPVAVHLGNDLPSDLTLVVPSPVIPPSHPLVAEALRRGLPVQSEPDFARTWFAGEVLAVTGSNGKTTTTLLAAAVLQACGCRAEACGNVGHPLSLVALEEPPPDWAVLEASSYQLELSRDLRVRAALLLNLSEDHLARHGSMEGYLAAKWRLAEQVAEDGCVVVNADDPLLAPRADSLSCRVHRFSAGGRTAAARVDERGLWLEEWPGGLFIEAGAPRLIGAHNLENMAAVLLAARDLGLDLATVRQAMLDFSPVEHRIEIVRTRRGVRWINDSKATNVDSTAKALVGFAPGSVILLAGGEAKTDDYSTVEGLVRERVRELVVFGRDGGIIGDWFADKLAVHREDNLAGAVARAAALSRPGDVVLLSPMCASFDQFVNFEERGRRFRDLVCALPEPKE